From one Bos indicus x Bos taurus breed Angus x Brahman F1 hybrid chromosome 7, Bos_hybrid_MaternalHap_v2.0, whole genome shotgun sequence genomic stretch:
- the SLC36A3 gene encoding proton-coupled amino acid transporter 3, with product MLKISLLARDNTSKPKSLDDGSKSLSESSSSITSERIHPAEEANGLSMMQTLIHLLKCNIGTGLLGLPLAMKNAGLLVGPFSLLAIGILTVHCMVILLNCAHHLSQRLQKTFVNYGEAMMYSLETCPNAWLRTHSVWGRYTVSFLLITTQLGFCSVYFMFMADNLQQMVEEVHVTSKTCEPRKILVLTPNVDIRFYMLTILPFLILLVFIQNLRVLSIFSTLANITTLGSMALIFQYIMQEIPDPRNLPLMASWKTFLLFFGTAIFTFEGVGMVLPLKNQMKHPQQFSFVLYWGMSLVIVLYICLGTLGYMKFGSNTQASITLNLPNCWLYQSVKLMYSIGIFFTYALQFHVPAEIIIPVIISQVSESWALFADLSVRTALVCLTCVSAILIPRLDLVISLVGSVSSSALALIIPPFLELITFYPEDMNCITIVKDIMISILGLLGCVFGTYQALYELTQPINHSVANSTGVYA from the exons ATGTTGAAGATCTCATTGCTTGCAAGGGACAACACCAGCAAGCCCAAGTCCTTGGATGACGGGTCCAAGTCACTCTCGGAGAGTAGTAGTAGTATCACTTCAGAGAGGATCCATCCTGCAGAGGAAGCCAATGGATTGTC GATGATGCAAACCTTGATTCACTTACTGAAATGCAACATTGGCACAGGGCTCCTGGGACTTCCTCTGGCCATGAAAAATGCCGGCTTGTTG GTCGGTCCTTTCAGCCTGCTGGCCATCGGGATCCTCACCGTGCATTGCATGGTCATCCTGTTGAATTGTGCTCATCACCTAAGTCAGAG GCTGCAGAAGACTTTTGTGAACTATGGAGAAGCCATGATGTACAGTCTCGAAACCTGCCCAAATGCCTGGCTGAGGACACACTCAGTGTGGGGAAG gtaCACTGTCAGCTTCTTATTAATCACCACCCAACTGGGCTTCTGcagtgtttattttatgtttatggcAGACAATTTACAACAG ATGGTGGAAGAAGTCCACGTGACCTCCAAAACCTGCGAACCCAGGAAGATCCTGGTGCTGACCCCCAACGTGGACATTCGGTTCTACATGCTGACGATCCTTCCCTTCCTGATCCTGCTGGTGTTTATCCAGAACCTCAGGGTGCTGTCCATCTTCTCCACGCTGGCCAACATCACCACCCTGGGCAGCATGGCTCTGATCTTTCAGTATATCATGCAG gAGATTCCAGATCCCAGGAACCTACCCTTGATGGCAAGCTGGAAGACCTTCTTATTGTTCTTCGGTACAGCCATCTTCACATTTGAAGGCGTCGGCATG GTTCTACCTCTCAAAAACCAGATGAAGCATCCACAGCAGTTTTCCTTTGTTCTGTACTGGGGGATGTCCCTTGTCATCGTCCTCTACATCTGCCTGGGGACACTGGGCTACATGAAGTTTGGGTCGAACACCCAGGCCAGCATCACCCTCAACTTGCCCAATTGCTG GTTGTACCAGTCAGTCAAGCTGATGTACTCCATCGGCATCTTCTTCACCTATGCCCTCCAGTTCCATGTCCCAGCTGAGATCATCATCCCCGTCATCATCTCCCAGGTGTCAGAGAGCTGGGCGCTGTTTGCAGACCTGTCTGTCCGCACAGCCTTGGTCTGTCTGACCT GTGTCTCAGCCATCCTCATCCCCCGCCTGGACCTGGTCATCTCCCTGGTGGGCTCCGTGAGCAGCAGTGCCCTAGCCCTCATCATCCCTCCCTTCCTGGAGCTCATCACCTTTTACCCTGAAGACATGAACTGTATCACCATTGTGAAGGACATCATGATCAGCATTCTGGGCCTTTTGGGGTGTGTATTTGGAACATACCAAGCCCTCTATGAGTTGACCCAACCCATCAACCATTCTGTAGCCAACTCCACAGGTGTCTATGCataa